One Burkholderia sp. 9120 genomic window, ACCAACGAGGTCAACGCCGGATTCGGTTTGATGCCGTGGTCGCCGCGCGCGGCATCGGCATAGCCGGTCGGCCCGAAACTGTTGTCGTAGCCGCCGTAGTATTCGGACGCGCTCGCCGGCTGGTCGTTGACGATATCGCCTTCCCGCGCGAGCGCATACGCCACCAGCAGACGTTGCGCGACCGGATCGTCGATCAGCGACGCGACCCGCGCCTTGCCTGCCTTGCCGGCCAGCGCCCATGCCGCGATGAATTGCAGCGACTCCACGCCGCTCACGCCACCGCGCACCGCCTGTTGCGCATAGAGGCCGATGGCCCGCTTCAGGTCCGCGGGCGCGATCGCCGTCGCGCAGGGCGTGTCGTTCAGGAAGCTGCGGTAATCGCACTGCATGTCCGATTTCGGATTGTGCAGATAGGTCAGCGCTTCATCGCCGAAACTGGCGACCGCGAGGCCCTGCGGGTCGGGCGCGCCGTTCGCGGCGAGTGCGCGCGGGCGGGCGTACGCCGCGGGCAACGCGGCGGTGAGGGTCTTGCATGTGGCGGCATCCGTGCAGCTGTCGGCTCGCGCCTGGGCTATCGCCGCGAGTTCGGTTGCCGCTGCGACCGAGCGCGGCGCGCCGGATGAGCCAGGTAGCGCAAGCACCGCTTCGAGGCGGGTCGTGGCGCGGGTCAGGAAGGATTCTTTGCTGGCGCAGGCGGATGACGTCGTCGCGGCGCTCGACGACGCACCGCCTGAGTCGGGCGCGGCGTGATTCGCAGGGTCGGCACCGGAAGCCGCCGCGCTGGATGCCGGCGCATCGGCCGTTGGCGCGGACGAGCCGGACGCCGCCGACGCAACCGCCGTACTCGCGCAACCCGTCAGCGCGTGCGTATAGTCCACGTCGGCCGCGGCATAGAGACGTTGCGCGTCCGGCACGCCCGTTCCTAGCGCATACGCCGCGTCGCCGTCGGCGGCTTTGGCCATTGTCGCGAGTGTCGCGATCTGCGCGGACGTCAGACCGGCCAACACCGCCTTCGCCGGATCCACCGCTTGCGCGCCCGCCGCAACCCGCACGGCTTCGGGCGCCAGCAAATGATCGCTCGGCGTCACGAGCCGCGCCACCTCATAAGCGAACGAATTGTTCGGCGTGCCCGACAACGTGCCCGCGCGATTGTCGAGCAATTGCAGCGGAAAAAACGGTCCGCATGCGTGGACGATCACAGCGCCGGCCAGTAGCGCGAACGCGCCGCCGAATGCGACATATTTACGGTTCAACATGAACGGAGACCTTGTGGTGATCGGTTTCGCCGCAGCGAAGCCAGCCGATGTCGCGGCGCATGCCCGCGCGCAACAAGCCGGGTTGTACGCGACGCAGCAGCATGCCGCGCGCGTCGTAATCGAGTGCATAACCGTTGATGCCGTCCGCGGCCTGGCAAGCGGCGTCGGTGCGCACGACCGCCGGCAGCGTCGAATCGGCGTTGCCGCTGCTCACTAGCGACACGTCGAACAAGCCCGGCTGCTGCGCGTTCGGATGGACGTCGACGCTCATCGCTGAAGTCAGCGGTGCGCGGCTCAAGACAGCGCGCCAGGTTGTCAGACTCCACGCGCGCTCGTCGGCGTCGGTGGGCAAGCGGAACCAGACGATGCCCGCCAGACCGCGCAATTCGTCGCGTTGAATTTGCGCGACGAACACCGCCATCTGCCCGGGCTGCGCGACCAGTTCATGCGACAGGCCTTGCGCGAAACCGTTCGCGAGCAACATCGGGCGTTCGCTTTCAATGCCGGCCACGCGGCCATCCGCACCCCAGGTCACGCGCGAGCCGTAAGTGGGCAACGCGACGCGCCATGGCCGCTGCGTGCGTCGCGCGAAAGCATGCAGCCACGTGCGCGCTTGCGCTGGATCGAACAGGCCCTGCGCCGGGTTCATCACCGCGTGGACCTGAAGGATGGCGGCGTCGGCTTGCTTCAGCAGCGCGTCGAGCGCGGGGCTGTCGAGCCAGGTGGGCAACGCAGTGATCGTCAGTTTGATGGCGGGATCGAGCTGCGCGCGCAGCGCGGCGAGAAACCGCGTGTAGGCCGCGAGTTTCGAGGTCGCGCAGTCATGGTCGATTTCAATGGCCGCGAGTGGCACACCGTGCTGTTTCCAGTCGTCGGCGAGTTGAGTAATGCGTGCGACCGGCAAGCTGTCCAGATCGTCGAGTTGGCCGTCGATTCGCACCACGGCCGTGATCGGCACACCCGTTGCCGCGAGCGTCGCCCAGTCCGGCGACACGGCGGTCCAGTCGTTCCGGCTGTCTTTCTCGGCGGCGAGCACGTGCCACGACTGCACCAGGCCACGGCTCTGCTGGATCGCCGCGTTGACCGACGGCGTCCATTTGCGCTGCCAGACATAGGCGTCGTTCGGTAACGGCGTGACCGGACGGCTACACGCAGCGACCAGAACGATTAGCGACAACACGACAAAAACGGCGAACGTGCGTCGCTTGTGTCGCAATGTGCCGCTGTCACTCATAGTGCAGGGCTTTCGGCACGCTGTAGGCGGCGCCGTTGTAGTTCAGCGTGGTGGTCGAGCGTTTCGGCGCGCCATCCTTCGACACGCAATCGCTGCTCGTCTGCTTGCTCACGCGCTTTTTCGAGGTTTCGCCGACGCGCAACGTGGCATAGCCGGACGCGTTGGCCGGACCGACGGCGAGCGAACGCGCGATCGACGAAAACGTTCCCGCGCAATTGCCATCCCATTCGCCGGAGTCGTTCGCGACGAGCATGTCGTCGAGCACGCGGCGCAGCGTGTGGCCGTCCTGTACATACAGGCTCAGCGCCTGCGCTTCGTAGGGATTGACGCGCGACGAACCTTCGTACGTCACGCGCACGCCGAACGCGCGCAGTTGCGGCGTCAACTGATAGCGCGCCGTGTCGAGATCGATCGAACTGAAGCGAACCGCGTCCGACGTGATCGCCGACGGTTCATAGAAGTGCGCGACGATCGCACCGGATTGGCTATCGGCAACGAGCACTTCGACGTCGTAGACGGCTTCATCGTCGGTGGCGCCGGCCTGGGGCATCGGCTGCACGGCCAGAGTCAGCGACGGGTCCGCCGGCCAGACTTTGCACGCCGCGTGCTCGCTATCGAGTTGGCGGCCGGGGTGCAGCGTTTTCATCCATTGGCTCAGATTGGCCTGGCAAGCCGCCTTGGCATCGGTATCGGCGTCGGCATGGGCGAACATGGGCAGGCACAGCACGGCTAAGGCGATGAGTTTTTTCATTGTTCTCCCGGTTTGCTTTATTGGACGTTCTGCCGCGCGCTCGCGAATCGAGCTATTGCCGCGGATTTTAGGGCGAGCGCTGTCCGTTGTAAAACGATGGTGAGGCGGGAGTGTGAATAGGGGCGTTTCAGCGTGGTATCGCCGATAGCCAGGAGAATGGGATTAATGCGGAACGCAACAAGCGGGGCGACCGTCGCCAGGTTCCAATACAGCTACGTGACGATCAATCCCCGGTCGCCTCCGGTTCATGCGACGCCAACCGCGCCTTCGCGTGGCGCATCTTCTCAAGCGTCTTCGGACCGGCTTTAAGCGCGACGCCGATCGCGAGCGCGTCCATGATGCACAGATGCACGAGCCGCGACACGCCCGGCGTATTCGGATCGATCGGGCTCGGCACGCGCAGCAGCAGCGGAATATCGACTAGCCACGCCAGCCGCGAACCGACGTTGGTCAGCGCAATGGTGGTCGCGCCGCGCTCCTTCGCGATCTGTATGCTCTCGTTCACTTCGACGCTGCGGCCCGAATGCGAAATGGCGAATGCCACATCGCCCGGCTCCATCAGCCCCGCGTAAAGACGCTGCAAATGACCGTCCGTAAAAGCAGTCGACGCAATGTCGAGCCGCAGAAAGCGCAACGCCGCGTCTTGCGCCACGAGGCCCGACCCCGAGCCGACGCCGAAGAAGAACACCCGCCCCGCGCTCGACAGCGCCGCGATCGCGCTCTCCACGACCGCGGGGTCCAGCGCGCCGCGGGCATGCGTGATGCCGTCGATGGCCGCTTCGCCCACCTTGTCCATCAAGGTCTGCACGTCGTCGTCGCGCGCCACCGCGGTCGACGCGTACGGCATGCCGCCCGCCACGCTCTGCGCCAGTTGCATCTTGAAGTCGCGCAGACCATGCGCCCCGATCGCGCGGCAAAAACGCGTGACGGAGGGCTCGGACACGTCGGCGCGCTGCGCGAGTTCGGTGATGCTCGCGCGCATGGCGAAGTCGACGTCGCTCAGCACCATATCGGCGACCTTGCGCTCGGCAGGCCGCAAGTTCGCCAACGCGCTGCGAATGTGGGGAATCAAGTTCGGTGCGGACACCCGGTGTTCCTTAAAAGCGCCCTCAGACCTGTCGCTTCGCGCCGGCCGCCGAAGGGGACTTCCTTCGGGGCGGTGGACGTCCTGCGGAGCGGAAAACGTGGGACGTCCCGGCGTTTTCTTACGGGTTAAATGAATCCGCGTCGCGGTTGCCGTTGCGGCCGGAACCGGAATCGGAACCGGACGGCAACACGCGGCTCAGACCAGCCTGCGTCCACTCTCCGTATCGAACAGATGAATATGTTCCGCCGGCAAACGCAGCGCGATACGTTGGCCAGGCTCGATTTTCGAGCGCTGGCGCGTCGTCACGCACCACGTGCTGCCGCCTATTTTCCCGTACAAGTGGGTCTCCGCGCCAGTCGGCTCGACCACTTCGACTTCCATCGTGGCGTCCGGCGTCTGCGCCATGGTCTCGATGTGTTCGGGGCGCACGCCGAGCGTGACTTTCGCACCGACTGCCGCCGAAGCCGACGCGCCTTCCAGCACGATCTCGCCGCCGCCGGTCAGCTTCAACGTGAGGCCCTGGCCTTGCGCGCCGCTCGCCACCACGCCTTCGGCAAAATTCATCGACGGCGAGCCGAGGAAGCTCGCGACGAACAGATTCGCCGGACGATCGTACAACTCCAGCGGACGACCCATCTGCTCGATCCGCCCCGCGTTCATCACGACGATGCGATCGGCCATGGTCATCGCCTCGATCTGATCGTGCGTGACGTAGATCACCGTATTCTTCAGGCGCTGATGCAGCGCCTTGATTTCAGTGCGCATCTGCACGCGCAGCTTGGCGTCGAGATTGGACAGCGGCTCGTCGAACAGAAACAGCGACGGCTCGCGCACCACCGCGCGGCCCATCGCCACGCGTTGCCGTTGACCGCCCGAGAGCGCGCGCGGCAAACGGTCCAGATAACCGCTGAGATTCAGCATCTTCGCGGCGGCTTCGATCCGCGGCTTGAAACTCGCCGACGATTCCTTGCGAATGCGCGGTCCGAAGGCGATGTTTTCGTAGACCGACAAGTGCGGATAGAGCGCGTAGCTCTGGAACACCATCGAAATATTGCGCTGCTGCGGCGCGAGCGTGTTCGCCCGCGTGCCGCCAATCATCAGATCGCCGCCGCTGATCTCTTCGAGGCCGGCCACCATCCGCATCAACGTGCTCTTGCCGCAGCCCGACGGACCGACCAGCACGACGAACTCGCCGTCGTCGATGTCGAGATCGATGCCGTGCACGACTTGCGTGTCGCCATAGCGTTTGAAGATGCCGCTTAGTTGCACTGCTGCCATGCTGTCCTCATCGTCTTGCTTCGTTGACTCGACCGGGAGTTGCGGGTTTTTGTTCGGGTGTCGCTGTGTTCAGATCTGTTCTAGCGTCAGTTCTTCCGCCATCAAACGATTGCCCGCCATCAGACCGCCGTCCACCGGCAACGCGACGCCGGTAATCACGCGCGCCATCGGCGACGCGAGAAACTGCACGGCGTCGGCGATGTCGTCGGGCGTCGCGAAGTCGCGCAACGGGTACCACTTCTTCAGATCCTCGAACACTTGCGGGTTCTTGTCGACGCGCGCCTGCCATGCCTGGGTCTTCACCGTGCCCGGACACACGATGTTGGCGCGAATGCCATAGCGGCCGAGTTCCATGGCCAGCGCTTTCGTGTAGCTGATCAAGCCGGCCTTTGCCGCGCTATACGCGGGGTGCCCGAGCGCGGCCATGCCGTTCACCGAACCGATCAGCACCAACGCGCCGCACCGGCGTTCGATCATCGACGCCCGCACCGCTTCCACCGTGTGATACGTGCCGTTCAGATTCAGATGAATGTCGCGTTGCCAACTCGCGGCGTCGGTGCTGGCAAGCGTCAGGCCTTGCGCAGCGCCGGCGTTCGCAACCAGCACATCCACCGGACCGCGCACCTTGACTGCGGCCGCCACCGCTTGCTGCACCGCGGCGGCATCGCCGAGGTCGACCGCGATCGGCGTGACGTGCGCGTCGCCGAGTTGCGCGGTCAATGCCTGAAGCGCGGCCGCGTCGATGTCGAGCGCCAGCACGGTATCGCCCTGCTCCACGAAACGCCTGCACAACACGCTGCCGATACCGCCGCAAGCGCCCGTTACCAACACCACACGATTCATGTCCGCCTCGCTCATCAACTGGTCATTCGCACCGGATTAGCATGTAAATTTCCTACAAACTCGATGTCGGCCAGTTGTCTAGTCATCCCGAAGATTGGGTATCCGTGACTTCGCGTTACGCAGAATACCCCTGCTTTACAGCATCTTATGCACAAAACCGGCTGCAAAAAAATATGGCAGACCCTACGTGACAAGCTATTTTGCGTCATGTAGGATTTTTTCAAACAATTTAACCCAAAGCGGCCGGCGATGGCAGCAGACCACCCCACCATCATCGGATGGGACCGGAGCCGGCGCTCAAGCGCCAATTCCGATCGACAACAGGAGAGAGAGAATGTCGTTGCATGCCCGTGCTTCCCTCGCGCTAGGCAAAGTTGCCGTGGCGCTCGCGTTTGCAGGTATCGCCGTCGCGGCTCACGCCGACACGGTCCGCGTCACGGTCGCGCACTACAGCGACGCGACCGCGCCGTACTTCGAAAAAATGGCCCGCAACTTCGAGAAGGCCAATCCCGGCACCACCATCAAGATCGAAGACGTGAACTGGGACACGCTGCAACAGAAACTCCAGACGGACATTTCCGGCGGCGCCAATGCCGACCTCGCGATTGTCGGCACGCGCTGGCTGCTCGACTTCGTGAAGGACGACGTGGCCGAACCGCTCGACGGATACATGGATGCGAGCTTCAAGAGCCGCTTCATCGGTCCGTTCCTCGCACCGGGCGAAATCAACGGCAAGGTGTACGGTCTGCCGATCGCGGCTTCCGCGCGCGCTTTGTACTACAACAAGGATCTGCTGGCGAAAGTCGGCTATCCCGACGGTCCTAAAACGTGGAACGACGTGATCGACGCGTCGAAGAAACTGAAGGCGCAGGGCATTGCCGGCTTTGGCCTGCAAGGCAAGGAAATCGAAACGGACGTCTACTATTACTACGCGCTGTGGACCAATGGCGGCGACGTCGTCGGCAAGGACGGCAAGGCGGCGTTCAATTCGCCGGCCGGTATCAAGGCGGCCACGCTGTACAAGTCGATGATCGATCAGGGTCTCACGCAACCCGGCGTGACCGGCTATAGCCGCGAAGATGTGCAGAACCTGTTCAAACAGGGCCGCGTCGCGATGGTGATCTCCGCGCCGTTCCTGTCGAAGCAGATCAAGAAAGACGCGCCGAACCTGAAGTACGGCATCGATCCGATTCCGATGGGTACGACGCACGCCACGTACGCCGTCACCGATTCGATCGTGATGTTCAAGAACTCGAAGGTGAAGAAGTCGGCCTGGAAGTTCCTCGACTATCTGTTCACGAAGGAACCGCGCGTCGAGTTCTCGACGACCGAAGGTTTCCTGCCGACCACCAAGGCTGAAGCGACCGATCCGGCGTTCAACGATCCGGATACGAAAGCGTTCGTCGCGTTGCTGCCGACGGCGCGCTTCGCACCGACCGTGACCGGCTGGGAAGACACCGCGAAAGCCGTGACCGATGCAATGCAGTCGATCTACCTCGGCAAGGCGAAACCGGCTGACGCGCTGAATGCGGCAGCCACCCAGGCGAACAAGTCGCTCGGTCATTGATCGTGCTTTGATCGCTCGTTCTGATCGCTCGGTTTTGATCGCTGAGTGATCTCGAGGTGATTTGCTGAACACGGAACGCGCGCCGCCATCGTGAAGGCGGTGCGCGTTTCGGTCGTAATGCACTATCCGGCCCATCCCGGCGCGCGCGCGAATGAGCGCAAGCGCGTCTTACGATCGAGCACGCATGAGCCGTTCCGCTTCTTCGCGCCTGCAGGCGCCCTGGTTGCTGATTGCGCCGAGTCTGGTACTCGCGCTCTTTATCATCAGCTATCCGATTTTCAACATCGTGTGGCAATCGCTGCACGAGGTCTCGCGTTTCGGTGCGATTCGCGATTTCACCGGCCTACAGAACTTTTATACGATTTTCGACGACCCCGCGTTTCTCGCGGCCGCGCGACGAACCGTTGTGTGGACCGTGTGCGTGGTGGGTGGCACCGTACTGATTTCAGTGCCGGTCGCGCTGATCCTGAACCAGGATTTTTACGGCCGCGGCATAGCGCGCACCATCGTGATGCTGCCGTGGTCCGTCTCGCTGACCATGACCGCCGTGGTCTGGCGCTGGGCCTTCAACGACGATTACGGCATGGTCAACGTCACACTGCAAAGGCTGGGGTTGATCAGCGGCCCGATCCATTGGCTCGCGACGCCGGATCTCGCGTTTCCGGTGGAGATCGCCGTCGGCATTCTGGTGTCGATACCCTTTACGGTGACGATTTTGCTGGGCGGGTTGTCCTCCGTGCCTGGCGATATCTACGAGGCGGCACGCATGGACGGAGCGAGCGCGTGGCAGCAGTTTCGCAAGCTGACCATGCCGTTGCTGCGACCCTTCATCAACATGACGATCCTGCTGAATGTGATCTACGTGTTCAACTCGTTTCCGATCATCTGGGTCATGACGCAAGGCGGGCCCGACAACGGCACGCATATTCTCGTCACTTATCTGTATGAGTTGGGCTTCCGGTTGGGACGTCCCGGTGAAGCCGCGGCGGTGTCGCTGATCATGCTCGTCATGCTGTTCGTTTTCTCGATCGCCTATCTGCGCCTGCAGCCCGCGAAAGAAGGAGATCCGTCATGAGTCTCAGCATCAAGATGAAGCGCTCGCTGTGGTGCTGGCTCGCGCTGTCGCCTCTGGTTGTGGTGGTGTTGTTTCCGTTTGCCGTGATGCTGTTCACGGCATTGAAACCGGCCACGGAGATTTTTGTTTATCCGGCGCGCTGGTTGCCCGTTCATTGGCAATGGAGCAATTTCGTCGACATGTGGCAAGCGGCGAATTTCGGCGTGGCGTTACGCAATAGCACGGTGATCAGCTTGCTCTCGACCGCGCTCGCTTTGGCCGTGAGCTTGCCCGCCGCGTATGCGCTAGCCAGATTTCCGTTTCGCGGACGCGGTTTGTATCGACAGTTCCTGCTCGTCACGCAGATGTTGTCGCCCATCCTGCTCGTAGTGGGTTTGTTCCGCCTCGCCGCGATGATCCCTTA contains:
- a CDS encoding DUF3142 domain-containing protein, with amino-acid sequence MSDSGTLRHKRRTFAVFVVLSLIVLVAACSRPVTPLPNDAYVWQRKWTPSVNAAIQQSRGLVQSWHVLAAEKDSRNDWTAVSPDWATLAATGVPITAVVRIDGQLDDLDSLPVARITQLADDWKQHGVPLAAIEIDHDCATSKLAAYTRFLAALRAQLDPAIKLTITALPTWLDSPALDALLKQADAAILQVHAVMNPAQGLFDPAQARTWLHAFARRTQRPWRVALPTYGSRVTWGADGRVAGIESERPMLLANGFAQGLSHELVAQPGQMAVFVAQIQRDELRGLAGIVWFRLPTDADERAWSLTTWRAVLSRAPLTSAMSVDVHPNAQQPGLFDVSLVSSGNADSTLPAVVRTDAACQAADGINGYALDYDARGMLLRRVQPGLLRAGMRRDIGWLRCGETDHHKVSVHVEP
- a CDS encoding SIS domain-containing protein, translating into MSAPNLIPHIRSALANLRPAERKVADMVLSDVDFAMRASITELAQRADVSEPSVTRFCRAIGAHGLRDFKMQLAQSVAGGMPYASTAVARDDDVQTLMDKVGEAAIDGITHARGALDPAVVESAIAALSSAGRVFFFGVGSGSGLVAQDAALRFLRLDIASTAFTDGHLQRLYAGLMEPGDVAFAISHSGRSVEVNESIQIAKERGATTIALTNVGSRLAWLVDIPLLLRVPSPIDPNTPGVSRLVHLCIMDALAIGVALKAGPKTLEKMRHAKARLASHEPEATGD
- the ugpC gene encoding sn-glycerol-3-phosphate ABC transporter ATP-binding protein UgpC, with protein sequence MAAVQLSGIFKRYGDTQVVHGIDLDIDDGEFVVLVGPSGCGKSTLMRMVAGLEEISGGDLMIGGTRANTLAPQQRNISMVFQSYALYPHLSVYENIAFGPRIRKESSASFKPRIEAAAKMLNLSGYLDRLPRALSGGQRQRVAMGRAVVREPSLFLFDEPLSNLDAKLRVQMRTEIKALHQRLKNTVIYVTHDQIEAMTMADRIVVMNAGRIEQMGRPLELYDRPANLFVASFLGSPSMNFAEGVVASGAQGQGLTLKLTGGGEIVLEGASASAAVGAKVTLGVRPEHIETMAQTPDATMEVEVVEPTGAETHLYGKIGGSTWCVTTRQRSKIEPGQRIALRLPAEHIHLFDTESGRRLV
- a CDS encoding SDR family oxidoreductase, producing the protein MNRVVLVTGACGGIGSVLCRRFVEQGDTVLALDIDAAALQALTAQLGDAHVTPIAVDLGDAAAVQQAVAAAVKVRGPVDVLVANAGAAQGLTLASTDAASWQRDIHLNLNGTYHTVEAVRASMIERRCGALVLIGSVNGMAALGHPAYSAAKAGLISYTKALAMELGRYGIRANIVCPGTVKTQAWQARVDKNPQVFEDLKKWYPLRDFATPDDIADAVQFLASPMARVITGVALPVDGGLMAGNRLMAEELTLEQI
- a CDS encoding sugar ABC transporter substrate-binding protein: MSLHARASLALGKVAVALAFAGIAVAAHADTVRVTVAHYSDATAPYFEKMARNFEKANPGTTIKIEDVNWDTLQQKLQTDISGGANADLAIVGTRWLLDFVKDDVAEPLDGYMDASFKSRFIGPFLAPGEINGKVYGLPIAASARALYYNKDLLAKVGYPDGPKTWNDVIDASKKLKAQGIAGFGLQGKEIETDVYYYYALWTNGGDVVGKDGKAAFNSPAGIKAATLYKSMIDQGLTQPGVTGYSREDVQNLFKQGRVAMVISAPFLSKQIKKDAPNLKYGIDPIPMGTTHATYAVTDSIVMFKNSKVKKSAWKFLDYLFTKEPRVEFSTTEGFLPTTKAEATDPAFNDPDTKAFVALLPTARFAPTVTGWEDTAKAVTDAMQSIYLGKAKPADALNAAATQANKSLGH
- a CDS encoding sugar ABC transporter permease — encoded protein: MSRSASSRLQAPWLLIAPSLVLALFIISYPIFNIVWQSLHEVSRFGAIRDFTGLQNFYTIFDDPAFLAAARRTVVWTVCVVGGTVLISVPVALILNQDFYGRGIARTIVMLPWSVSLTMTAVVWRWAFNDDYGMVNVTLQRLGLISGPIHWLATPDLAFPVEIAVGILVSIPFTVTILLGGLSSVPGDIYEAARMDGASAWQQFRKLTMPLLRPFINMTILLNVIYVFNSFPIIWVMTQGGPDNGTHILVTYLYELGFRLGRPGEAAAVSLIMLVMLFVFSIAYLRLQPAKEGDPS